One Oncorhynchus clarkii lewisi isolate Uvic-CL-2024 chromosome 28, UVic_Ocla_1.0, whole genome shotgun sequence genomic region harbors:
- the LOC139386565 gene encoding artemin-like — MLHSRPGARWGKGSDLSGVRSDWIYTHGIIGGPRWRTRRRDRPGVTAMPSAGAPYHLSNWKVVLWVVVSLLPLVEGARMGTGLGADSVQALGRDGGMWERQLPDTLPEVEEQQEEESDPYSPWHGLSDPSVMDEADDHPSGRWVGRSPRNSDPSDAEPTDLAKKKKKRRKKERDRKGKGKGRQPQQSSPDCRVEKREMRVRDLGLGFDSDEIILFKFCVGSCQSSRTNYDLALWSLMENGSLPRRTSRRVSAHPCCRPDRYEPVSFMDAHTTWQTIQSLSAASCMCMG, encoded by the exons ATGCTCCACAGCCGACCAGGAGCACGCTGGGGGAAAGGGTCTGACCTCTCCGGCGTGCGCTCAGACTGGATTTATACGCATGGGATAATCG GTGGACCAAgatggaggacgaggaggagagacagaccgGGGGTTACCGCAATGCCGTCAGCAGGCGCCCCTTACCACCTGAGTAACTGGAAG GTGGTGCTGTGGGTGGTGGTCTCTTTGCTGCCCCTGGTGGAGGGGGCCCGTATGGGCACTGGTTTGGGGGCAGACTCTGTCCAGGCTTTGGgacgggatggagggatgtgGGAGAGGCAGCTCCCAGACACTCTACCTGAGGTGGAGGAGCAACAAGAGGAGGAGAGTGACCCGTACTCCCCCTGGCATGGCCTCTCCG ACCCCTCTGTGATGGACGAAGCGGACGACCACCCCAGTGGCCGGTGGGTGGGCCGTTCCCCCCGCAACTCTGACCCCTCAGATGCCGAACCAACAGACTTGGccaagaaaaagaagaagaggaggaagaaagagagggacagaaagggcAAAGGAAAGGGCAGGCAGCCCCAGCAGAGCAGCCCAGACTGCAGGGTGGAGAAACGAGAGATGCGGGTGCGGGACTTGGGCCTGGGCTTCGACTCGGACGAGATCATCCTCTTCAAGTTTTGCGTGGGCTCCTGCCAGTCGTCCAGGACCAACTACGACCTGGCTCTATGGTCCCTGATGGAGAACGGGTCCCTGCCGCGGAGGACCTCCCGGCGGGTCAGTGCCCACCCCTGCTGCCGGCCTGACCGCTACGAGCCAGTGTCCTTCATGGACGCCCACACCACATGGCAGACCATCCAGTCACTGTCGGCGGCCAGCTGCATGTGTATGGGCTGA